Proteins found in one Triticum urartu cultivar G1812 chromosome 4, Tu2.1, whole genome shotgun sequence genomic segment:
- the LOC125552542 gene encoding uncharacterized protein LOC125552542: protein MAATKLGLNPSYPSPPSLLNSPKDHPDPIAPLQPLVFPPECPRPRPQDSAAAARSLSSRGAIAPSLHGARSLLRWTRRSSPVSPVASARPETAGAARAIAGVEALLCSVVPGREEEEGARRREMDKDKRSSQSPCGVEFITIIALPLLELFRCIAWFCCLHGATVAGVVSSCRCNSLVPK from the exons ATGGCCGCCACGAAGCTCGGCTTAAATCCGAGCTATCCAAGCCCCCCCTCCCTCCTGAACTCACCAAAGGACCACCCGGACCCCATAGCTCCTCTCCAGCCTCTCGTTTTCCCGCCGGAGTGCCCCAGGCCGCGACCCCAAGATTCGGCCGCCGCAGCACGCTCTCTGTCTTCGCGAGGCGCCATCGCTCCGTCCCTCCACGGCGCTCGAAGCTTGCTCAGATGGACGCGACGCTCCTCGCCGGTCTCTCCAGTGGCCTCGGCGCGTCCGGAGACTGCCGGAGCTGCCCGGGCCATCGCCGGTGTCGAGGCCCTCCTCTGTTCGGTCGTGCCCGGtcgggaggaggaggaaggagccAGGAGGAGAGAGATGGAtaag gataagcgttccagccagagtccctgcggagtggagttcatcaCCATCATCGCTCTTCCGCTGCTAGAGTTATTCCGCTGCATCGCGTGGTTCTGCTGCTTGCATGGAGCAACCGTGGCAGGCGTAGTGTCGTCGTGCCGATGTAATTCCCTTGTACCCAAATAG